The following proteins are encoded in a genomic region of Odontesthes bonariensis isolate fOdoBon6 chromosome 19, fOdoBon6.hap1, whole genome shotgun sequence:
- the slc16a13 gene encoding monocarboxylate transporter 13 isoform X2, which yields MSKSKQRPESPAGEAEGPDGGWGWVLVAAMFISTSLVFGLMRSLGIFFVEFVHYFEESAQAISWISSTGLAAQQFFSPLGAALCNAYNTRMVVMAGGFLAALGLILASQATCLVHLYLTMGLISGLGWGLVFSPMVATVMAHFTRRRTLALGLGFSSIGISSFAFNPLFQLLVETYAWRGALLILGGLSLNIVPCGALIRPQPRSKAPEKVDSQSRSSWADVLQRVSSYLELSLLFERPYVTYTLGITLFNVGYFVPYFHLVAHSRLAGFSEYQAAFVMSAAGATDILGRILSGWFSDLGHFRLIHLLSLWTALAGVFIMLLPVSSLTGSYAALMAISLLYGFCSGALTSLAFAVVPKIVGVERTMGGLGLLQLIESGAGLLGGPLSGFLKDVTGNYVASFMVAGSFLLLGTLTMATLPHYFSPTDPPPPQRRSPADTSKSLHPELRQMNRLPSDLNNQTAEHSGR from the exons ATGAGCAAGTCGAAGCAGAGACCAGAGAGCCCGGCCGGTGAGGCAGAGGGTCCCGACGGAGGCTGGGGCTGGGTCCTGGTTGCTGCCATGTTCATCAGCACGAGCCTCGTGTTCGGCCTGATGCGCAGCTTGGGCATCTTCTTCGTGGAGTTCGTCCACTACTTTGAGGAGAGCGCTCAGGCCATCTCCTGGATCTCGTCCACCGGCCTGGCAGCACAGCAGTTCTTCA GTCCACTGGGTGCAGCGCTTTGCAACGCCTATAATACCAGGATGGTGGTGATGGCGGGAGGCTTTCTTGCTGCGCTCGGCCTCATACTCGCCTCACAGGCCACCTGCCTTGTTCACCTCTACCTCACGATGGGGTTAATTTCAG GTTTAGGTTGGGGGTTGGTCTTCAGTCCCATGGTGGCCACAGTGATGGCTCACTTCACCCGCCGGCGGACCCTGGCTTTGGGACTGGGGTTCTCCAGCATCGGCATCTCCTCCTTCGCCTTTAACCCGCTCTTTCAGCTGCTGGTGGAGACGTACGCCTGGCGAGGCGCCCTGCTCATCCTTGGGGGCCTCAGCCTAAACATCGTGCCCTGCGGAGCCCTCATCCGCCCGCAGCCCCGATCGAAAGCCCCAGAAAAG GTGGACTCTCAGAGCAGGTCTTCATGGGCTGATGTGCTGCAGCGAGTCTCTTCCTACCTGGAGCTGTCGCTGCTCTTTGAGAGGCCTTACGTCACCTACACCCTGGGCATTACCCTCTTTAACGTGGGATACTTTGTGCCATATTTCCACCTGGTGGCCCACAGCCGCCTGGCTGGCTTCTCAGAGTACCAGGCTGCTTTTGTCATGTCAGCTGCAGGTGCCACAGACATTCTGGGACGAATATTGTCAGGCTGGTTCTCGGACCTGGGCCACTTTCGGCTCATTCACTTGCTGAGTTTGTGGACGGCTCTGGCGGGAGTGTTCATCATGCTGCTGCCTGTGAGCTCCCTGACTGGTTCCTACGCTGCACTGATGGCGATCAGCCTGCTTTACGGCTTCTGCTCTGGAGCCCTGACCTCGCTGGCATTTGCAGTTGTGCCGAAGATTGTGGGAGTCGAGCGCACGATGGGGGGCCTCGGGCTGCTACAGCTGATAGAGAGCGGTGCTGGTCTGCTGGGGGGTCCTCTGTCGG GCTTTCTGAAGGACGTCACGGGCAACTACGTCGCCTCCTTCATGGTCGCGGGCTCTTTCCTGCTTCTCGGCACGCTGACCATGGCCACCCTGCCTCACTACTTCTCCCCCACAGATCCACCGCCTCCTCAGAGACGCTCCCCCGCAGACACGAGTAAGAGTTTACACCCAGAGCTGCGACAGATGAATAGGTTGCCCTCTGACTTGAACAATCAGACAGCGGAACATTCAGGCAGGTGA
- the slc16a13 gene encoding monocarboxylate transporter 13 isoform X1, whose product MSKSKQRPESPAGEAEGPDGGWGWVLVAAMFISTSLVFGLMRSLGIFFVEFVHYFEESAQAISWISSTGLAAQQFFSPLGAALCNAYNTRMVVMAGGFLAALGLILASQATCLVHLYLTMGLISGLGWGLVFSPMVATVMAHFTRRRTLALGLGFSSIGISSFAFNPLFQLLVETYAWRGALLILGGLSLNIVPCGALIRPQPRSKAPEKQVDSQSRSSWADVLQRVSSYLELSLLFERPYVTYTLGITLFNVGYFVPYFHLVAHSRLAGFSEYQAAFVMSAAGATDILGRILSGWFSDLGHFRLIHLLSLWTALAGVFIMLLPVSSLTGSYAALMAISLLYGFCSGALTSLAFAVVPKIVGVERTMGGLGLLQLIESGAGLLGGPLSGFLKDVTGNYVASFMVAGSFLLLGTLTMATLPHYFSPTDPPPPQRRSPADTSKSLHPELRQMNRLPSDLNNQTAEHSGR is encoded by the exons ATGAGCAAGTCGAAGCAGAGACCAGAGAGCCCGGCCGGTGAGGCAGAGGGTCCCGACGGAGGCTGGGGCTGGGTCCTGGTTGCTGCCATGTTCATCAGCACGAGCCTCGTGTTCGGCCTGATGCGCAGCTTGGGCATCTTCTTCGTGGAGTTCGTCCACTACTTTGAGGAGAGCGCTCAGGCCATCTCCTGGATCTCGTCCACCGGCCTGGCAGCACAGCAGTTCTTCA GTCCACTGGGTGCAGCGCTTTGCAACGCCTATAATACCAGGATGGTGGTGATGGCGGGAGGCTTTCTTGCTGCGCTCGGCCTCATACTCGCCTCACAGGCCACCTGCCTTGTTCACCTCTACCTCACGATGGGGTTAATTTCAG GTTTAGGTTGGGGGTTGGTCTTCAGTCCCATGGTGGCCACAGTGATGGCTCACTTCACCCGCCGGCGGACCCTGGCTTTGGGACTGGGGTTCTCCAGCATCGGCATCTCCTCCTTCGCCTTTAACCCGCTCTTTCAGCTGCTGGTGGAGACGTACGCCTGGCGAGGCGCCCTGCTCATCCTTGGGGGCCTCAGCCTAAACATCGTGCCCTGCGGAGCCCTCATCCGCCCGCAGCCCCGATCGAAAGCCCCAGAAAAG CAGGTGGACTCTCAGAGCAGGTCTTCATGGGCTGATGTGCTGCAGCGAGTCTCTTCCTACCTGGAGCTGTCGCTGCTCTTTGAGAGGCCTTACGTCACCTACACCCTGGGCATTACCCTCTTTAACGTGGGATACTTTGTGCCATATTTCCACCTGGTGGCCCACAGCCGCCTGGCTGGCTTCTCAGAGTACCAGGCTGCTTTTGTCATGTCAGCTGCAGGTGCCACAGACATTCTGGGACGAATATTGTCAGGCTGGTTCTCGGACCTGGGCCACTTTCGGCTCATTCACTTGCTGAGTTTGTGGACGGCTCTGGCGGGAGTGTTCATCATGCTGCTGCCTGTGAGCTCCCTGACTGGTTCCTACGCTGCACTGATGGCGATCAGCCTGCTTTACGGCTTCTGCTCTGGAGCCCTGACCTCGCTGGCATTTGCAGTTGTGCCGAAGATTGTGGGAGTCGAGCGCACGATGGGGGGCCTCGGGCTGCTACAGCTGATAGAGAGCGGTGCTGGTCTGCTGGGGGGTCCTCTGTCGG GCTTTCTGAAGGACGTCACGGGCAACTACGTCGCCTCCTTCATGGTCGCGGGCTCTTTCCTGCTTCTCGGCACGCTGACCATGGCCACCCTGCCTCACTACTTCTCCCCCACAGATCCACCGCCTCCTCAGAGACGCTCCCCCGCAGACACGAGTAAGAGTTTACACCCAGAGCTGCGACAGATGAATAGGTTGCCCTCTGACTTGAACAATCAGACAGCGGAACATTCAGGCAGGTGA